The following are from one region of the Actinomyces sp. oral taxon 897 genome:
- a CDS encoding murein hydrolase transporter LrgB, giving the protein MSVRYSGAVRFGELVRVHARTARRQRSLWYATVPLTLLAVLLSVDAPAAPGTGGIDDLVFVARVMGTLIGIAYAAAFTGLLVAPARLGVDELELSTPVGTTTLGAARVLGTFAVVMVPPLVVLVGVGLVQTVGGSWTGLPAALLVAVAMEVPTVLCALAVSALAGSVLPQALARVVAVLTWLYLTMTTPTIPVPGVTGTVLGVVGEGFASLVSPRFFWVNGPLATAPGPVVAAVSLLWQLALVLTCLVVGSRLAGRSRR; this is encoded by the coding sequence ATGAGCGTGAGGTACTCAGGGGCCGTGCGGTTCGGGGAGCTCGTGCGCGTCCACGCCCGGACCGCCCGTCGGCAGAGGTCGCTGTGGTACGCCACCGTGCCCCTGACCCTGCTCGCCGTCCTGCTGAGCGTGGACGCGCCCGCCGCGCCGGGCACCGGGGGCATAGATGACCTGGTCTTTGTGGCGCGAGTCATGGGAACCCTCATCGGTATTGCCTACGCGGCGGCCTTCACCGGGCTCCTGGTGGCACCCGCCCGCCTGGGGGTGGACGAGCTGGAGCTCTCCACCCCGGTGGGGACCACGACGCTGGGGGCGGCGCGGGTGCTGGGGACCTTTGCCGTGGTCATGGTCCCGCCCCTGGTGGTCCTGGTGGGCGTGGGGCTGGTGCAGACGGTCGGCGGCAGCTGGACGGGCCTGCCGGCCGCCCTCCTGGTGGCGGTGGCCATGGAGGTGCCGACGGTGCTGTGCGCCCTGGCGGTCTCCGCCCTGGCTGGCTCCGTGCTGCCGCAGGCGCTCGCCCGGGTGGTCGCCGTCCTGACCTGGCTCTACCTGACCATGACGACCCCGACCATACCGGTTCCCGGCGTCACGGGCACCGTCCTGGGGGTCGTCGGAGAGGGCTTCGCCTCCCTGGTCTCACCCCGCTTCTTCTGGGTTAACGGGCCGCTGGCCACCGCCCCGGGGCCGGTCGTGGCCGCCGTGTCCCTGCTGTGGCAGCTCGCCCTGGTCCTTACCTGCCTGGTGGTCGGCTCGCGGCTGGCCGGGCGCTCACGCCGCTGA
- a CDS encoding DUF3800 domain-containing protein, which translates to MTTTELIYIDDSGAKSTGLVVYGWTTVPTYHWNEALGDLLALRQHLEEAYAIPKRYELHATKFVGGRGNPSLDVSWNRVKRNRRLVVDEMIEVISGSPWMTIGSIASSVYGTRRHYQHEKLRAYGELINMLDSWLDARGAVGIIIMDGDGSDRRYTTAHRSLNLKTRNIIEDPFFINSHTSQWIQVADLIAYSAYQCVLHSPAKEFTWDWYPRLKARDAYGGTVMI; encoded by the coding sequence ATGACCACGACCGAACTTATCTACATCGACGATTCGGGCGCAAAGAGCACAGGTCTTGTCGTATACGGTTGGACCACCGTACCAACCTATCATTGGAACGAGGCCCTCGGCGACCTCCTGGCCCTACGTCAACACCTTGAAGAGGCATATGCGATTCCAAAACGATACGAGCTCCACGCAACTAAGTTTGTCGGCGGCCGAGGCAATCCATCACTCGACGTCTCTTGGAATCGCGTAAAACGCAATCGGCGCCTTGTTGTCGACGAGATGATCGAAGTTATTTCTGGGTCGCCCTGGATGACTATTGGGTCAATAGCCTCAAGCGTGTACGGCACCCGTCGTCACTACCAGCACGAAAAGCTCCGTGCATACGGTGAGCTCATTAACATGCTAGACTCCTGGCTAGACGCTCGAGGCGCAGTAGGCATAATCATTATGGACGGAGACGGCAGCGACCGTAGATACACCACGGCACATCGATCACTGAATCTCAAAACTCGTAACATCATCGAAGATCCATTTTTTATCAATTCGCATACCAGCCAATGGATACAGGTAGCCGACCTCATTGCCTACTCTGCCTACCAATGCGTTCTTCACAGTCCCGCGAAAGAGTTTACCTGGGACTGGTACCCACGACTTAAAGCCCGCGACGCCTACGGCGGAACCGTAATGATCTAA
- a CDS encoding DUF4921 family protein, whose translation MLFPYAPTAEPLTRLADGTVKQISPFTGTEVWTVPGRGNRPIAHAPTLVSPITAEDRSHACAFCSARYLETPPEKSRIVRTAPGAGPGGTRQGPGGSATGGTAGSGTGGAAGDAAPAFERIDALPASALFDTVAEFRRIPNLFEILSFDYWHTNHGYEVPDTARERMEAYLADPAGAAHVAAVARAKLRASGQDPARWEAMDDAARRVYLAPFFAGGHDVIVARRHFTDAATDTSGRAGSGTLSVAEHRVYTHLAVASMHDLYRANRWVRYVAVFQNWLRPAGASFDHLHKQLVGIDERGVTSELELQKVRANPNLYNEMGVDYAAYQGLLVASNEHAVAFAGFGHRYPTLEVYSTSATPEPWLMGREEVDAVSDLIHALHAATGADVPSNEEWHHRPLGVDQPMPWHVTLKWRVSTLAGFEGGTKIYLNTIDPWVLRDRVVGRLEDLRADRLVAPMAVGEECPTTPNRLRYNPVLGR comes from the coding sequence ATGCTCTTTCCCTACGCCCCCACCGCCGAGCCACTGACCCGACTGGCCGACGGCACCGTCAAACAGATCAGCCCCTTCACCGGCACGGAGGTGTGGACCGTGCCCGGCCGCGGCAACCGCCCCATCGCCCACGCCCCCACGCTGGTCAGCCCCATTACGGCCGAGGACCGCAGCCACGCCTGCGCCTTCTGCTCGGCACGCTACCTGGAGACGCCCCCGGAGAAGTCGCGCATTGTGCGCACGGCGCCCGGCGCGGGACCAGGCGGCACCAGGCAAGGGCCCGGGGGAAGCGCCACGGGCGGCACCGCAGGAAGCGGCACAGGTGGTGCCGCAGGTGACGCCGCCCCCGCCTTTGAGCGCATTGACGCCCTGCCCGCCTCGGCCTTGTTCGACACGGTGGCCGAGTTCCGGCGCATCCCCAACCTCTTTGAGATCCTCTCCTTCGACTACTGGCACACCAACCACGGCTACGAGGTGCCCGACACCGCCCGCGAGCGCATGGAGGCCTACCTGGCCGACCCGGCCGGGGCGGCGCACGTGGCGGCGGTCGCCCGCGCCAAGCTGCGCGCCAGCGGGCAGGACCCGGCCCGCTGGGAGGCCATGGACGACGCCGCGCGCCGCGTCTACCTGGCGCCCTTCTTCGCGGGCGGGCACGACGTCATCGTCGCCCGGCGGCACTTCACCGACGCGGCCACCGACACCTCGGGCCGGGCGGGGTCGGGGACCCTGAGCGTGGCCGAGCACCGGGTGTACACGCACCTGGCCGTGGCCTCCATGCACGACCTCTACCGGGCGAACCGGTGGGTGCGCTACGTGGCGGTCTTCCAGAACTGGCTGCGGCCCGCCGGGGCGAGCTTCGACCACCTGCACAAGCAGCTGGTGGGGATTGACGAGCGCGGGGTGACCAGTGAGCTGGAGCTGCAGAAGGTGCGGGCCAACCCCAACCTGTACAACGAGATGGGGGTGGACTACGCCGCCTACCAGGGGCTGCTGGTGGCCAGCAACGAGCACGCGGTGGCCTTCGCCGGGTTCGGGCACCGCTACCCCACGCTGGAGGTCTACTCCACCTCGGCCACGCCCGAGCCCTGGCTCATGGGCCGTGAGGAGGTCGACGCCGTCTCCGACCTCATCCACGCCCTGCACGCGGCCACGGGGGCGGACGTGCCCAGCAACGAGGAGTGGCACCACCGTCCCCTGGGCGTGGACCAGCCCATGCCCTGGCACGTGACGCTCAAGTGGCGGGTCTCCACCCTGGCCGGGTTCGAGGGGGGTACCAAGATCTACCTCAACACGATCGACCCCTGGGTCCTGCGGGACCGGGTGGTGGGGCGGCTGGAGGACCTGCGGGCGGACCGGCTGGTGGCGCCCATGGCCGTGGGCGAGGAGTGCCCGACGACGCCCAACCGCCTCCGCTACAACCCGGTGCTGGGACGGTGA
- a CDS encoding SDR family oxidoreductase, producing MSRTVIIGGHGKVALLTAPLLVAAGHDVVSVIRDPAQADDVAATGATPLVLSVEDAGVGELARALAGADAVVWSAGAGGKGGPQRTDAVDRAAAIRSMEAAAAAGVRRYVMVSFLTAYGEVADDHPLRAYAIAKIAADRHLQSTGLDWTILGPGWLTLDAPTGAITVGRLEAGAPTSEAPTSRGNVARVIAAVLAEPASIGRVIPFRDGDTPIAQAVADVPLAYADLS from the coding sequence GTGTCACGTACTGTCATTATCGGCGGCCACGGCAAGGTCGCCCTCCTGACCGCCCCGTTGCTCGTGGCTGCCGGCCACGACGTCGTCTCCGTCATCCGCGACCCCGCCCAGGCCGACGACGTCGCCGCCACCGGCGCCACTCCCCTGGTCCTGTCCGTGGAGGACGCCGGCGTGGGGGAGCTCGCCCGGGCCCTGGCCGGGGCCGACGCCGTCGTCTGGTCCGCCGGGGCTGGCGGCAAGGGCGGCCCGCAGCGCACCGACGCCGTGGACCGGGCGGCCGCGATCCGCTCCATGGAGGCGGCGGCCGCGGCCGGGGTGCGCCGCTACGTCATGGTCTCCTTCCTCACCGCCTACGGTGAGGTGGCCGACGACCACCCGCTGCGCGCCTACGCCATCGCCAAGATCGCCGCGGACCGTCACCTGCAGTCCACCGGCCTGGACTGGACGATCCTGGGCCCCGGCTGGCTCACACTGGATGCGCCCACCGGCGCCATTACCGTGGGACGCCTCGAGGCCGGGGCACCCACCTCCGAGGCCCCGACCTCCCGCGGCAACGTCGCCCGCGTCATCGCGGCCGTGCTCGCCGAGCCCGCCAGTATCGGCAGGGTCATCCCCTTCCGCGACGGCGACACCCCCATCGCCCAGGCGGTCGCCGACGTGCCGCTGGCCTACGCCGACCTGTCCTGA
- a CDS encoding RNA polymerase sigma factor produces MSPEVETMPDAALLAAVGQGDERALAELHRRYAATVFAFVTTRVTDRGTAEEVSADVWLGCWRSARAFRGDSRVLTWLLGIAKRQAWSRGRRRVLPAVPLDTQVEGLVDDTVGPDDQVLETAGVEELLEALRSLPPDLVEVVSLAWLHELPYSEIAQALGVPVGTVKSRVSRARRLLKDVLRRDSA; encoded by the coding sequence GTGAGCCCCGAGGTGGAGACCATGCCTGACGCCGCGCTCCTGGCGGCCGTCGGTCAGGGCGACGAGCGCGCCCTGGCCGAGCTGCACCGGCGCTACGCGGCGACCGTGTTCGCCTTCGTGACCACCCGGGTCACGGACCGGGGGACGGCCGAGGAAGTCAGTGCCGACGTGTGGCTCGGCTGCTGGAGGTCGGCCCGTGCCTTCCGGGGGGACAGCCGGGTCCTGACCTGGCTGCTGGGGATCGCCAAGCGTCAGGCCTGGTCACGGGGCCGTCGCCGGGTGCTGCCCGCCGTGCCGCTGGACACCCAGGTCGAGGGCCTCGTGGACGATACCGTCGGCCCGGACGACCAGGTCCTGGAGACGGCCGGTGTCGAGGAGCTCCTGGAGGCGCTCAGGTCCCTGCCCCCGGACCTGGTCGAGGTGGTCAGCCTGGCCTGGCTGCACGAGCTGCCCTACAGCGAGATCGCCCAGGCCCTGGGGGTCCCGGTGGGGACCGTCAAGAGCCGGGTGTCGCGGGCACGACGGCTGCTCAAGGACGTACTGAGGAGGGACAGTGCCTGA
- a CDS encoding VanZ family protein has protein sequence MSPDQSPTRPEAPEPLSRLRRSARGAAVFFLALTALAVLWPSGSDIADVKESIGPWFLGAVGKDVALNLVMLAPFTFCAVIGWPQTPWWVWAVLGCEVSLASETAQALLPVLHRRAKVANILQNSTGAWVGAACGYVAARFALRRAARRQEAPREQG, from the coding sequence ATGAGCCCTGACCAGTCACCCACGCGGCCCGAGGCCCCGGAGCCGCTCTCCCGCCTGCGTCGGAGCGCGCGAGGGGCGGCCGTCTTCTTCCTGGCCCTGACCGCGCTGGCGGTGCTGTGGCCCTCGGGCTCCGACATTGCCGACGTCAAGGAGTCGATCGGCCCGTGGTTCCTGGGCGCCGTGGGCAAGGACGTGGCCCTCAACCTCGTCATGCTGGCGCCCTTCACGTTCTGCGCCGTGATCGGCTGGCCGCAAACACCCTGGTGGGTCTGGGCGGTCCTGGGCTGTGAGGTCAGCCTGGCCTCCGAGACCGCCCAGGCGCTCCTGCCCGTGCTGCACCGACGCGCCAAGGTCGCCAATATCCTCCAGAACAGCACCGGGGCCTGGGTCGGGGCAGCCTGCGGCTACGTGGCCGCCCGGTTCGCCCTGCGCCGTGCCGCGCGTCGGCAGGAGGCCCCGCGCGAGCAGGGGTAG
- a CDS encoding aspartate:alanine exchanger family transporter has product MPELLTPVVDVLVQAPVLTVFLVIGLGTALGQIPFGPIRFGAAGALFVGLAVGALDPRLGADLGLLRSLGLGLFCYTVGVGAGNTFFRDLRRQLPLMSLCVVALVAAGLAGAGFSRLTGLTPATDAGAYAGALTSPVLDAAIEAAGNQEPAVGYALAYPVGVAVAILVVAVVVGRSWPARRDPRPASADGITATSVLLLTRVRLDQMEAFQRARIRISYLERDGVTRVAHPGEELLPGDKVVVVGAPQAVADAVQELGSGLDSCLAKDRTQVDYRRLTVSSLRVAGRTVGEVDMPGRFQGVATRVRRGDLDLLAREDLVLELGDRVLAVVPSDRLEEAADYFGDSERSIAQIDAFSVGVGMALGVLAGLVPVPLPGGITLRLGVAAGPLVVGMVLGRVGRTGPFVWGLPHAANTTIRQLGLLFFLAAIGLASGPDFAASAFSLTGVAVGALAALIVGVNAVVLLAGARWAGVSAPRAAGGLAGLVGQPAILAFALSRCDDERVEAGYATLFALAIVVKIIMVQVLVAV; this is encoded by the coding sequence GTGCCCGAGCTCCTGACACCTGTCGTCGACGTCCTGGTCCAGGCGCCCGTCCTGACCGTCTTCCTGGTCATCGGGCTGGGCACCGCGCTGGGCCAGATCCCCTTCGGCCCCATCCGCTTCGGTGCGGCCGGGGCGCTGTTCGTGGGCCTGGCCGTCGGCGCCCTGGACCCCCGGCTCGGCGCGGACCTGGGGCTCCTGCGCAGTCTGGGGCTGGGGCTGTTCTGCTACACGGTGGGCGTCGGGGCAGGCAATACCTTCTTCCGCGACCTGCGCCGCCAGCTGCCCCTCATGAGCCTGTGCGTGGTGGCGCTGGTGGCCGCGGGCCTGGCCGGAGCCGGCTTCTCCCGCCTGACCGGCCTGACCCCGGCCACCGATGCGGGCGCCTACGCCGGGGCCCTGACCTCCCCGGTCCTGGACGCGGCCATTGAGGCGGCCGGCAACCAGGAGCCCGCCGTCGGCTACGCCCTGGCCTACCCGGTGGGGGTGGCGGTGGCGATCCTGGTGGTGGCCGTGGTGGTGGGGCGCTCCTGGCCGGCGCGCCGCGACCCGCGCCCGGCCAGCGCCGACGGCATCACGGCCACGAGCGTGCTGCTGCTGACCCGGGTCAGGCTCGACCAGATGGAGGCCTTCCAGCGGGCGCGTATCCGCATCTCCTACCTGGAGCGCGACGGCGTCACCCGGGTGGCCCACCCCGGTGAGGAGCTGCTGCCCGGGGACAAGGTCGTGGTGGTGGGGGCGCCGCAGGCGGTGGCCGACGCCGTCCAGGAGCTGGGCTCGGGGCTGGACTCCTGCCTGGCCAAGGACCGCACGCAGGTGGACTACCGTCGCCTGACCGTCTCCAGCCTGCGTGTGGCGGGGCGGACCGTGGGCGAGGTGGACATGCCCGGACGCTTCCAGGGGGTCGCCACGCGCGTGCGCCGTGGTGACCTGGACCTGCTGGCCCGTGAGGACCTGGTCCTGGAGCTGGGCGACCGGGTCCTGGCGGTGGTCCCCTCGGACAGGCTGGAGGAGGCCGCCGACTACTTCGGGGACTCGGAGCGCTCCATCGCCCAGATCGACGCCTTCAGCGTGGGCGTGGGGATGGCCCTGGGGGTCCTGGCGGGGCTGGTGCCCGTCCCCCTGCCCGGCGGGATCACGCTACGGCTGGGGGTGGCCGCCGGCCCCCTGGTGGTGGGCATGGTCCTGGGACGGGTGGGGCGCACCGGGCCCTTCGTGTGGGGTCTGCCCCACGCGGCCAACACCACCATCCGGCAGCTGGGGCTGCTGTTCTTCCTGGCCGCCATCGGCCTGGCCAGCGGGCCGGACTTCGCGGCGTCGGCCTTCTCCCTCACCGGGGTGGCGGTGGGTGCGCTGGCGGCCCTCATCGTGGGGGTCAACGCGGTGGTCCTGCTGGCGGGGGCGCGCTGGGCCGGGGTGAGCGCGCCCCGGGCAGCCGGGGGCCTGGCCGGGCTCGTGGGGCAGCCCGCCATCCTGGCCTTCGCCCTGTCCAGGTGCGACGACGAGCGGGTGGAGGCCGGGTACGCCACCCTCTTCGCCCTGGCGATCGTGGTCAAGATCATTATGGTGCAGGTGCTCGTGGCAGTGTAG
- a CDS encoding DEAD/DEAH box helicase: MRGVHDPDAADRLLRFWWTVELFNPQQIPALTPEPGSGERTILWRPGDPLPWTQTPQDRLPGGPRDHDAPAPSAPSPGGPPPGGPGAPDAPVIWRHEVYLGVYQLRHTYDWISHAFGTDPRAYSEGPRRSSACAFVRVDGSGHLEVNTAVLSSALWGVGRIRHDGPDTSRWASAFREACSEFVETVASLALGRRDPASAPAPLPVDEYALADLLRAAHTHVGVTGLPALATNDVLIRSVATRPAPEARPLPAAYPPTSAASTPSASPALAPPPPPTATEVAGSDRLNSLFLTGLERVRQGTVRGDVGPALALYLTPDDVLDTTRRCDLAAHPEVVTSWVAPHYVPPGRWPADPERPLARGQQLAVNRALAQLADAPGLLAVNAPPGTGRTAVLRDILAANVVERARRLATLASPRDAFDGSVLSWRTTDGVNVRRVHPLIPEVTGFEMLLAAADLDTVDRLSAGIPDRRGLAARWRGRAGYFAPLAGALSAAARTASSPAPGTQVSAPGAQDPAASPGAAKPPGQQVPQGAQAGTPPQGEPWVLAAAHLGSRQHRLAFRSTFWSGRQPRTDGPDQPTTNTPAQGEPAAQVAGMQETLRAWASGEAKVVSWSQATARFNQAYQQVERLLQARREAAERLERTATLAAEEERLQERIVQAEAEIRPLRLKEAQAERVAQVRADILAQVAAEHREYLERRPRFLATALKGSAALRAWREGEYDLEQRLSQATEANAEAQVAHTQAAAAATSAQNRLSQLTSTLRAAGAEQHTLRRLRARDAGALGESYPPPDDDPSRREARERRTPWLTPSLDTARTELFLAALHLHRAFLSNTASIMLRSLRGTMDVMTGKAPSDLEPRTVQAAWQTLFLVVPLVCTTFAAADRMLRGLPREGLGWLLVDDAGRAAPQQTVPVLWHARSAVVLGDPFQTRPAPALPPAAAEGIAVGYEVSATWIPPRASVQTLADRVCELGTSLGRKDQPVWVGTPLRVRYRCDEPMLSLSNELAYHGLMVPGARQDPPDPHDVFSLPASAETRVVESFWADSPATTAGTHVQPDEVVRARKVLDYLGARGVPMTQVMALSPFQEVAEVLADLGRDYPGLGGGTIDDAPGGRADVVLLVLGGDPLRPGAKTWASGDVKAANTVLSRARRRIYVFGDYASWSTYPYFRDIAAALRRVR, from the coding sequence GTGAGAGGAGTCCACGACCCCGACGCCGCCGACCGCCTGCTGAGGTTCTGGTGGACCGTCGAGCTGTTCAACCCGCAGCAGATACCAGCCCTGACGCCGGAGCCCGGCAGCGGGGAGAGGACCATCCTGTGGCGGCCGGGCGACCCCCTGCCATGGACGCAGACGCCCCAGGACCGGCTCCCGGGCGGGCCCCGGGACCACGACGCCCCTGCGCCCAGCGCCCCCTCCCCGGGCGGGCCGCCCCCCGGTGGGCCGGGCGCGCCGGACGCTCCGGTGATCTGGCGCCACGAGGTCTACCTGGGCGTCTACCAGCTGCGGCACACCTACGACTGGATCAGCCACGCCTTCGGTACCGACCCCCGGGCGTACTCCGAGGGCCCCCGCCGCTCCAGCGCCTGCGCCTTTGTGCGCGTTGACGGCTCCGGCCACCTCGAGGTGAACACGGCGGTCCTCTCCTCCGCCCTGTGGGGCGTGGGCCGCATACGCCACGACGGCCCCGACACCAGCCGCTGGGCGTCGGCGTTCCGTGAGGCGTGCAGCGAGTTCGTCGAGACCGTCGCCTCCCTCGCCCTGGGGCGCAGGGACCCGGCCAGCGCCCCCGCCCCCCTGCCGGTGGACGAGTACGCCCTAGCCGACCTCCTGCGGGCGGCGCACACCCACGTCGGGGTCACCGGCCTGCCCGCCCTGGCCACCAACGACGTCCTGATCCGGTCGGTCGCGACCCGGCCGGCCCCGGAGGCCCGACCGCTCCCGGCCGCCTACCCGCCGACGTCCGCCGCCTCTACGCCCTCGGCCTCCCCCGCGCTGGCGCCCCCGCCCCCACCCACCGCCACGGAGGTCGCTGGCTCGGACCGCCTCAACAGCCTGTTCCTGACCGGCCTGGAACGGGTCCGTCAGGGCACCGTGCGCGGCGACGTCGGCCCCGCCCTGGCCCTGTACCTCACGCCCGACGACGTCCTGGACACCACCCGCCGCTGCGACCTGGCCGCCCACCCCGAGGTCGTCACCTCCTGGGTGGCCCCGCACTACGTCCCACCGGGCCGGTGGCCCGCCGACCCGGAGCGCCCCCTGGCCCGCGGCCAGCAGCTCGCCGTCAACCGCGCCCTCGCCCAGCTCGCCGACGCCCCCGGGCTGCTGGCGGTCAACGCCCCGCCAGGGACGGGGCGGACCGCCGTGCTGCGCGACATCCTGGCGGCGAACGTGGTGGAGCGCGCCCGCCGACTGGCCACGCTGGCCAGCCCCCGGGACGCCTTTGACGGCTCGGTGCTCTCCTGGAGGACCACCGACGGCGTCAACGTGCGCCGGGTCCACCCGCTTATCCCCGAGGTCACCGGCTTCGAGATGCTCCTGGCCGCCGCCGACCTGGACACCGTCGACCGCCTGAGCGCCGGCATCCCGGACCGCCGGGGGCTGGCGGCCCGGTGGAGGGGGCGGGCGGGCTACTTCGCCCCGCTGGCCGGGGCGCTCAGTGCGGCCGCCCGCACCGCCAGCTCCCCCGCTCCCGGCACCCAGGTCTCCGCCCCCGGCGCCCAGGACCCCGCCGCGTCCCCGGGCGCGGCGAAGCCCCCCGGCCAGCAGGTGCCCCAGGGCGCCCAGGCGGGCACGCCCCCCCAGGGGGAGCCGTGGGTCCTGGCGGCGGCGCACCTGGGCAGCCGCCAGCACCGGCTCGCCTTCCGCTCGACCTTCTGGTCCGGCCGCCAGCCCCGGACGGACGGCCCGGACCAGCCCACCACTAACACCCCCGCCCAGGGTGAGCCCGCCGCCCAGGTGGCGGGGATGCAGGAGACCCTGAGGGCGTGGGCCAGCGGCGAGGCCAAGGTCGTCTCCTGGAGCCAGGCCACCGCCAGGTTCAACCAGGCCTACCAGCAGGTCGAGCGCCTCCTCCAGGCGCGGCGGGAGGCGGCCGAGCGCCTGGAGCGCACCGCGACACTGGCCGCTGAGGAGGAGCGGCTCCAGGAGCGGATCGTGCAGGCGGAGGCGGAGATCCGCCCGCTGCGCCTGAAGGAGGCGCAGGCCGAGCGCGTCGCCCAGGTGCGCGCCGACATCCTGGCCCAGGTCGCCGCGGAGCACCGTGAGTACCTGGAGAGGCGTCCCCGCTTCCTGGCGACCGCGCTCAAGGGGAGCGCCGCGCTGCGGGCGTGGCGTGAGGGCGAGTACGACCTGGAGCAGAGGCTCTCCCAGGCCACCGAGGCCAACGCCGAGGCCCAGGTCGCCCACACCCAGGCCGCCGCCGCCGCGACCTCCGCGCAGAACCGCCTCTCCCAGCTCACCTCGACCCTGCGCGCGGCCGGGGCGGAGCAGCACACGCTGCGCAGGCTGCGTGCCCGCGACGCCGGGGCCCTGGGCGAGAGCTACCCGCCCCCCGACGACGACCCCTCCCGGCGTGAGGCGCGCGAGAGACGCACCCCGTGGCTCACCCCCTCCCTGGACACGGCCCGCACCGAGCTCTTCCTGGCCGCCCTGCACCTGCACCGGGCCTTCCTGTCCAACACCGCCTCCATTATGCTCCGCAGTCTGCGGGGCACCATGGACGTCATGACCGGCAAGGCCCCCTCGGACCTGGAGCCTCGCACCGTGCAGGCCGCGTGGCAGACGCTGTTCCTGGTCGTGCCCCTGGTGTGCACCACCTTCGCCGCCGCCGACCGCATGCTCCGCGGACTGCCCCGGGAGGGGCTGGGCTGGCTGCTGGTGGACGACGCTGGGCGGGCCGCCCCCCAGCAGACGGTCCCGGTGCTGTGGCACGCGCGCAGCGCCGTCGTCCTGGGTGACCCCTTCCAGACCCGGCCCGCACCGGCCCTGCCGCCCGCCGCCGCGGAGGGGATCGCCGTCGGCTACGAGGTGTCCGCGACGTGGATCCCGCCCCGGGCCTCGGTCCAGACCCTCGCCGACCGTGTCTGCGAGCTGGGGACGAGCCTGGGGCGCAAGGACCAGCCCGTGTGGGTCGGCACGCCGCTGCGGGTGCGCTACCGCTGTGACGAGCCCATGCTCAGCCTCTCCAACGAGCTCGCCTACCACGGCCTCATGGTCCCGGGGGCGCGCCAGGACCCTCCCGACCCCCACGACGTGTTCTCACTCCCCGCCTCCGCCGAGACCAGGGTGGTGGAGAGCTTCTGGGCCGACTCCCCCGCCACCACCGCGGGGACCCACGTCCAGCCCGACGAGGTCGTGCGCGCCCGCAAGGTGCTGGACTACCTGGGTGCGCGCGGCGTGCCCATGACCCAGGTCATGGCGCTGTCCCCCTTCCAGGAGGTCGCCGAGGTGCTGGCGGACCTGGGGCGGGACTACCCGGGGCTGGGCGGCGGCACCATTGACGACGCCCCGGGCGGACGGGCCGACGTCGTCCTGCTGGTCCTGGGCGGGGACCCCCTGCGCCCAGGCGCCAAGACGTGGGCGTCGGGGGACGTCAAGGCGGCCAACACGGTGCTCAGCCGCGCCCGACGTCGGATCTACGTGTTCGGCGACTACGCGAGCTGGAGCACCTACCCCTACTTCCGGGACATTGCCGCGGCGCTCAGGCGGGTCCGGTAG
- a CDS encoding phosphoribosyltransferase, with the protein MSQTSTVTASTPTSTDATTSPDREELTWELFGTASRELSAQVVASGWVPDLIIAVARGGLIPAGAISYAIGVKAMGSMNVEFYTGIGETLAEPVVLPPLMDASELPGKKVLVVDDVADSGKTLRMVMELLRHEGLQLGGASVPVEARSACIYLKPRSVHRPDYVWRETDKWINFPWSVAPVITQENLAVLGL; encoded by the coding sequence GTGAGCCAGACCAGCACCGTCACCGCCAGCACGCCGACCAGCACCGACGCCACCACATCCCCGGACCGCGAGGAGCTGACCTGGGAGCTCTTCGGTACCGCCAGCCGGGAGCTCTCCGCCCAGGTCGTGGCCTCGGGCTGGGTCCCGGACCTCATTATCGCCGTCGCCCGCGGAGGCCTCATCCCCGCCGGGGCCATCTCCTACGCCATTGGCGTCAAGGCCATGGGCTCGATGAACGTGGAGTTCTACACGGGGATCGGCGAGACCCTGGCCGAGCCCGTCGTCCTGCCCCCGCTCATGGACGCCTCGGAGCTGCCCGGCAAGAAGGTCCTCGTGGTGGACGACGTGGCCGACTCCGGCAAGACCCTCAGGATGGTCATGGAGCTCCTGCGCCACGAGGGCCTCCAGCTCGGCGGCGCCTCCGTGCCCGTGGAGGCCCGCAGCGCCTGCATCTACCTCAAGCCCCGCTCCGTCCACCGCCCCGACTACGTGTGGCGCGAGACGGACAAGTGGATCAACTTCCCCTGGTCGGTCGCCCCGGTCATTACGCAGGAGAACCTGGCGGTCCTGGGCCTGTGA